TTGGCATCAGCTTTTCTGCATCGGTAAAGGTCTTTTCAAAAAATGATTTTACTTTTTCCTTCGTATCCAGGCTTGCAAAGGAAGGATCCCCATCAAACGGGAAGAACAGGGTGCAGGTAAAACTGCCATCCATATTGGGCAGGGCGATGAGCATGTAATTACCCCGTGGCCAGATATGCAGTGCATTTTTCTCCATTAAAAATCCGCCATTGGCACCTGCAGGGATATTCAGTTCCTTATAGCCGAAGTCGATATAATATTGCTGGTATTGAAAACGGTCGTGCTGTAAATGGTGGGTGAGGCGGGCTGCAGAGTAGGCACCGTCGCTGCCAAATAGCAGTTTGAAGTTTGTGGTTTGAAGCCTGCCTGTCCGGTAGGCAGGTTTGTGGTTGAGTGTATTCTCAAAAATGATCTCATCCTTTTGCCAGTCGATGCTCCTGCACATTTCATTAAATAAAATTTCAACACCGTTTTTCTCAGCCAGGTCCATCAGCTTGCAGTTCAGTTCACCCCGGGAAACGGAGTTGATGAACTGTCCTTCTTTGCCATAAGGCTGAAAGGCAGTACTGCCATCTGCATTGTGCAGGTACCTGCCGTGCATGGGAATGCATATCTTCCTGATCTCGTCCATTAAGCCAACTTCTTCCAGGGCCCTGATACCCCGGTCGCTGAGCGCCAGGTTTATGGAACGGCCTGCCACCATGTCTTCCTTCCGCATGTCGCCGCGGCGTTCATACACGATTACTTTATATCCCCGCTTTGACAAATAAATGGAAAGCAATGAGCCAACCAGCCCGGCACCAATGATGGTCGATTCCTTTTTCTGCATCACGAATATTTTAAAATTGAGTTTACTATTTCGCCAAACTTCCAGATGTCTTCAAAAGAATTGTATAATGGAACCGGGGCAACACGTATCACATTCGGTTCCCTCCAGTCGGCTATCACACCGTTTTGTTTCAATGCTTCAAAAACTTCT
This sequence is a window from Chitinophagaceae bacterium. Protein-coding genes within it:
- a CDS encoding FAD-dependent monooxygenase; this translates as MQKKESTIIGAGLVGSLLSIYLSKRGYKVIVYERRGDMRKEDMVAGRSINLALSDRGIRALEEVGLMDEIRKICIPMHGRYLHNADGSTAFQPYGKEGQFINSVSRGELNCKLMDLAEKNGVEILFNEMCRSIDWQKDEIIFENTLNHKPAYRTGRLQTTNFKLLFGSDGAYSAARLTHHLQHDRFQYQQYYIDFGYKELNIPAGANGGFLMEKNALHIWPRGNYMLIALPNMDGSFTCTLFFPFDGDPSFASLDTKEKVKSFFEKTFTDAEKLMPTLQEDFFRNPTSSLVTVKCFPWIRGDKFALIGDAAHAIVPFFGQGMNCGFEDCAVLNSLLDKHNENWSAILPEYQSLRKPDGDAIADLALNNFVEMRDKVADPKFLLQKKIEAAFSKKHPDKWIPAYSQVTFSPQIRYSSALVNGRKQEAIMQEIMSLPGIETRWESEEIEKMILERLH